AGTGGCACGCCCGGCGAGTCGATCGAGGCTCAGCGTGAGCGAGTGACGCGTCAGGTGCTCGCGCTCGCCGACAAGGGGTACGGCTCGATCGGTTTCCCGACGCAGTACGGCGGCACGCTCGACTACGGCGCGTCCTGCGTCGCGTTCGAGATGGAGGCCTACGGCGACCTGTCGCTGCTCATCAAGAACGGCGTCCAGTTCGGTCTGTTCGGCGGCGCCGTCTCGCGCCTCGGTACCGACAAGCACCTCGCCGCGTACGTGCCCGACATCATGAGCGGCAAGCTCATGGGCTGCTTCGCGATGACGGAGGTCGGCCACGGCTCGAACGTCGCCGCCGTCGAGACGACCGCGACGTACGACGTAGAGACCGACGAGATCGTCGTGCACTCCCCCACCGTTTCCGCGACGAAGACGTACATCGGGAACGCCGCCAAGGACGGACGCGCGGCCGCCGTGTTCGCGCAGCTCGTCGTCCCGAGCGTCGGTGACGTCGCCGACGGCGAGGAGGAGACCCCGAGCAAGGGCGTCCACGTCGTCGTCGTGCCGATCCGCGACGAGGACGGCAACCCGATGCCGGGCGTCACGATCAGCGACAACGGCGTCAAGGGCGGGCTGCCCGGCGTCGACAACGGCACGATCGCATTCGACCACGTCCGTGTGCCCCGCGAGAACCTGCTCGACAAGTTCGGTGGCATCGACGAGACCGGCACCTACGTCTCGGAGATCGACAACATCAACCGGCGCTTCTTCACGATGCTCGGCACGCTCGTGCGCGGCCGCGTGTGCGTCGGCGGCGGCGCGGGTGCGGCGGCGCAGAAGGCGCTCGCCATCGCCGTCCGCTACGGCGACCAGCGGCGTCAGTTCTCCGCTCCCGGCACGCCCGACGAACTCGTCGTCCTCGACTACCTCGCGCATCAGCGGAAGCTGCTGCCGCGCCTCGCGAAGTCGTTCGCGCTGCGCTTCACGCAGAACGCCATGACGGCACGCCTGCAGGAACTGGAGGACGCAGCGACGTCGTCGGAGAAGGAGACGCCCGGCGCCGACCACGAGGACGCTCAGCGTGAACTCGAGGCGTGGGTCGCCGGCATGAAGGCGCAGACGACATGGCATGCGCTCGACACGATCCAGGCGTGCCGCGAGGCGTGCGGCGGCGCCGGGTACATGGCGGCCAACGGGCTGACGCAGATGCGCGCCGACGTCGA
This region of Dermacoccus nishinomiyaensis genomic DNA includes:
- a CDS encoding acyl-CoA dehydrogenase family protein; translated protein: MSTTPETTTENTSPAPATNDVVEQMRIALDGPWRDLRERIRGELPWEAISGTPGESIEAQRERVTRQVLALADKGYGSIGFPTQYGGTLDYGASCVAFEMEAYGDLSLLIKNGVQFGLFGGAVSRLGTDKHLAAYVPDIMSGKLMGCFAMTEVGHGSNVAAVETTATYDVETDEIVVHSPTVSATKTYIGNAAKDGRAAAVFAQLVVPSVGDVADGEEETPSKGVHVVVVPIRDEDGNPMPGVTISDNGVKGGLPGVDNGTIAFDHVRVPRENLLDKFGGIDETGTYVSEIDNINRRFFTMLGTLVRGRVCVGGGAGAAAQKALAIAVRYGDQRRQFSAPGTPDELVVLDYLAHQRKLLPRLAKSFALRFTQNAMTARLQELEDAATSSEKETPGADHEDAQRELEAWVAGMKAQTTWHALDTIQACREACGGAGYMAANGLTQMRADVDVFATFEGDNTVLMQLVAKGLLTEYKDQWGDLDIAGTIAKVTAQTVEGLVENTLKRAGLQRLIDGATPRNDETALDSRGWQESMFSERASHLLETAAMRLRKAGKSDGFAVFNAAQDHILAAAKADIDLRIFEAFKEGLEAMPEGEARELMAKVFDLYALASIEEDKGWFIEHGRITASRSKAVTTRINELCAELRPHAVDLTKAFGIPESWLENDLIDLGQDRAGVTA